In one window of Candidatus Hydrogenedentota bacterium DNA:
- a CDS encoding cation:proton antiporter yields MHSAELLSQSAVLFGTALIAALAFRFIKAPSILGFLCTGILIGPSVLHMVNEEEVESFAEFGLVLLLFVIGLELSPQHFLHAGRRLLVMTAIQLVGVAVAALACLTLFTGMGAIPALLMGIAISLSSTAIVLKTLSDRDEIRTPAGHISTGNLLLQDVYVIVLMLLFPFFAKSGDSSASASIIQALIGLIAMVLAVVAVRIVLPKVLSGLGRYGGPELLTLFAVFMAFGGAAFAGLVGWPLALGSCMAGLLLAQADQRHQLVAEITPFRDVFNALFFISLGMLVDMHYVLDHWLGLLGIVLAILVAKTLINTAAVIIAGWPLRVGVQAGIGLCTVSEFGYVFAREANSAQLLDVKILDSLIPIIVGTMMVGAALLPMSGAISRFAENLLRRGAKDEQGPGGDDDAVQRVIVVGYGINGKNLCRVLKATHIPCCVLEMNPMLAREGRDNGQEVFVGDGTRMRILAEAGLAQARALVIAVNDRKATRRMVAQARVLRPDVPIIVRTDYINELEPLVSAGATTVIPADFEVSIKLFATVLTEFRVPDNIIQAQIASVRAGGYGLLRDETVELSNNMQELLEVFRLTATKTYYIGEGSAAVGKTIAELNLRARSGVTIIAVVRGGKPNTNPAAAFELSLGDVLVLVGSHAELDAAQGCLNPTEKEATEVE; encoded by the coding sequence ATGCACAGTGCAGAATTGCTCTCACAATCCGCCGTCCTCTTCGGCACGGCGCTCATCGCCGCACTCGCGTTTCGATTTATCAAGGCGCCGTCCATTCTCGGCTTCCTCTGCACCGGCATACTCATCGGCCCCTCCGTACTGCACATGGTCAATGAAGAAGAGGTCGAGTCCTTCGCCGAGTTCGGTCTGGTGCTGCTGCTCTTCGTCATCGGCCTCGAGCTCTCCCCCCAGCACTTCCTCCACGCGGGGCGCCGACTCCTGGTCATGACGGCAATCCAACTTGTCGGCGTCGCGGTGGCCGCCCTCGCCTGCCTCACCCTGTTCACCGGCATGGGGGCCATTCCCGCCCTCCTCATGGGCATCGCCATCAGCCTCAGCAGTACCGCCATCGTATTGAAAACCCTCAGCGACCGCGACGAAATTCGCACCCCGGCGGGACACATCAGCACCGGTAACCTGCTCCTGCAGGACGTCTACGTCATCGTGCTCATGCTCCTCTTCCCCTTCTTCGCAAAATCCGGCGATTCCTCCGCAAGCGCCTCCATCATTCAGGCCCTCATCGGCCTCATTGCCATGGTCCTCGCCGTCGTCGCCGTCAGAATCGTCCTCCCCAAGGTCCTCTCGGGGCTCGGACGCTACGGCGGACCCGAACTGCTCACCCTCTTCGCCGTATTCATGGCCTTCGGCGGCGCCGCCTTTGCCGGCCTCGTCGGCTGGCCCCTCGCACTCGGCTCCTGCATGGCCGGGCTCCTCCTGGCCCAGGCCGATCAGCGCCACCAGCTCGTCGCCGAGATAACCCCCTTCCGCGACGTATTCAACGCCCTCTTCTTCATCTCACTCGGCATGCTCGTCGATATGCACTACGTGCTCGACCACTGGCTTGGCCTCCTCGGCATCGTCCTCGCCATCCTCGTCGCCAAGACGCTCATAAACACCGCCGCGGTCATCATCGCGGGCTGGCCCCTTCGCGTGGGCGTGCAGGCGGGCATCGGGCTCTGCACCGTAAGCGAATTCGGCTACGTCTTCGCCCGCGAGGCCAACAGCGCCCAACTCCTCGACGTGAAAATCCTCGACAGCCTCATCCCCATCATCGTGGGCACCATGATGGTCGGCGCGGCCCTCCTGCCCATGTCCGGAGCCATCAGCCGGTTCGCGGAAAACCTCCTCCGGCGCGGCGCAAAGGACGAGCAGGGCCCGGGCGGCGACGACGATGCCGTGCAGCGCGTCATCGTCGTGGGCTATGGCATCAACGGAAAGAACTTGTGCCGCGTCCTCAAGGCCACCCACATTCCCTGCTGCGTACTCGAAATGAATCCCATGCTCGCCCGCGAAGGTCGGGACAACGGGCAGGAGGTCTTCGTGGGGGACGGCACCCGCATGCGCATCCTCGCCGAGGCCGGCCTGGCCCAGGCGCGCGCCCTCGTGATCGCCGTAAACGATAGAAAAGCCACCCGCCGCATGGTGGCCCAGGCCCGCGTGCTGCGGCCCGATGTGCCCATCATCGTCCGCACGGACTATATCAATGAACTCGAGCCCCTCGTGTCCGCCGGCGCAACCACCGTGATTCCCGCCGATTTCGAAGTCTCCATCAAGCTCTTCGCCACCGTGCTGACAGAATTCCGCGTGCCGGACAACATCATCCAGGCCCAGATCGCCTCCGTCCGCGCCGGCGGCTACGGCCTCCTCAGAGACGAAACCGTCGAGCTGTCCAACAACATGCAGGAACTGCTCGAAGTCTTCCGGCTCACCGCCACCAAGACCTACTACATCGGCGAGGGCAGTGCCGCCGTTGGCAAGACGATCGCCGAGCTCAACCTGCGCGCACGCTCCGGGGTCACGATCATTGCGGTCGTCCGGGGCGGAAAGCCCAACACCAACCCCGCCGCCGCCTTCGAGCTTTCGCTGGGCGACGTGCTGGTACTGGTGGGGAGCCACGCCGAGCTGGATGCCGCCCAGGGCTGTCTGAACCCCACTGAAAAAGAAGCGACCGAAGTCGAGTAA
- a CDS encoding methionine adenosyltransferase, which translates to MLFTSESVSEGHPDKVADNVSDAILDAMLAQDPMSRVACETLVTTGICMVAGEITSKAQVDIPRIVRDTILDIGYHGGDSGFDGASCAVMVSLDKQSPDIAQGVNEGEGLDKEQGAGDQGMMFGYASNETPELMPLPVSLSHKILGHITKLRKTGAIKWLQPDAKSQVTVEYIDNVPVRIDTIVVSNQHSPEVTHDEIRETLIKEIASILPQEYVKGEIKYHINPTGRFVIGGPVGDCGLTGRKIIVDTYGGMGRHGGGAFSGKDPSKVDRSAAYMARYIAKNVVAAGLADRCEVQLAYAIGVAEPVSVHATTFGTGKMKDSELSALLKDHFDCRPAAIIKTLDLRRPQFRKTAALGHFGREDQGFRWEETDQAAALKQKAGI; encoded by the coding sequence ATGCTTTTCACCTCTGAATCAGTCAGTGAAGGCCACCCCGACAAGGTCGCGGACAACGTGTCGGATGCTATCCTGGATGCCATGCTGGCCCAGGATCCCATGAGCCGCGTGGCCTGTGAGACCCTCGTGACCACCGGGATCTGCATGGTCGCGGGCGAAATTACGTCCAAAGCCCAGGTGGATATCCCGCGCATCGTGCGCGACACCATTCTCGACATCGGGTACCACGGTGGCGACTCCGGCTTCGATGGCGCGTCCTGCGCCGTCATGGTCTCCCTCGACAAGCAGTCGCCCGACATCGCCCAGGGCGTGAACGAAGGCGAAGGTCTGGACAAGGAGCAGGGCGCCGGCGATCAGGGCATGATGTTCGGCTATGCGTCGAATGAAACCCCCGAGCTGATGCCCCTGCCCGTCTCGCTCTCCCACAAAATCCTGGGCCACATCACAAAGCTGCGCAAGACCGGAGCCATCAAGTGGCTTCAGCCCGACGCAAAGTCCCAGGTGACCGTGGAGTACATCGACAACGTTCCCGTTCGCATCGACACCATCGTGGTTTCCAACCAGCACTCTCCGGAAGTTACCCACGACGAGATCCGCGAGACCCTGATCAAAGAGATCGCTTCCATTCTCCCGCAGGAGTATGTGAAAGGCGAAATCAAGTACCACATCAACCCCACCGGCCGCTTCGTTATCGGCGGCCCCGTCGGCGATTGCGGTCTGACCGGTCGCAAGATCATCGTCGATACCTACGGCGGTATGGGACGCCACGGAGGCGGCGCCTTCAGCGGTAAGGACCCGTCCAAGGTGGACCGCAGCGCGGCCTACATGGCGCGCTACATCGCCAAGAACGTCGTGGCCGCCGGCCTCGCTGATCGCTGCGAAGTGCAGTTGGCCTACGCCATCGGCGTCGCCGAACCGGTATCCGTCCACGCCACCACTTTCGGTACCGGCAAGATGAAGGACAGCGAATTGAGCGCGCTGCTGAAGGACCACTTCGACTGCCGCCCCGCCGCCATCATCAAGACCCTCGACCTTCGCCGTCCCCAGTTCCGCAAGACCGCGGCCCTGGGTCACTTCGGTCGCGAAGATCAGGGCTTCCGCTGGGAAGAGACCGATCAGGCGGCCGCCTTGAAGCAAAAGGCGGGGATCTAA
- a CDS encoding 50S ribosomal protein L1, whose amino-acid sequence MAKLSKRRKALEGKIDPNRLHGIEEAAEKAKECATAKFDESVDLAFLLGVDPRHADQMVRGSVSLPHGTGKVARVVVFCKQADQIAAAKEAGAEAVGAEDLVQRVQDGWTDFDSAVASPDMMALVGRLGKVLGPRGLMPSPKAGTVTPNVGQAVTDIKKGKIEFRVDKNANIHVPVGRASFTKEQLKENAVEVIRAIIKAKPSACKGIYLRGCCMSTTMGPGVRLDVASLASQLT is encoded by the coding sequence ATGGCAAAGCTCAGCAAGCGCCGCAAGGCCCTCGAAGGCAAAATCGACCCCAACCGCCTCCACGGCATCGAAGAAGCCGCCGAAAAGGCCAAGGAATGCGCCACCGCCAAGTTTGACGAGAGCGTCGACCTCGCCTTCCTCCTCGGCGTCGATCCCCGCCACGCGGACCAGATGGTCCGTGGCTCCGTGTCCCTGCCCCACGGCACCGGCAAAGTCGCCCGCGTCGTCGTCTTCTGCAAGCAGGCCGACCAGATCGCGGCGGCAAAGGAAGCCGGTGCGGAAGCCGTCGGCGCCGAAGACCTCGTCCAGCGCGTTCAGGACGGCTGGACGGATTTCGACAGCGCCGTCGCCTCCCCCGACATGATGGCCCTCGTCGGTCGCCTCGGCAAAGTCCTCGGACCCCGCGGCCTGATGCCCAGCCCCAAGGCCGGCACCGTCACGCCGAATGTCGGTCAGGCCGTCACGGACATCAAGAAGGGTAAGATCGAGTTCCGCGTCGACAAGAACGCGAACATCCACGTTCCCGTGGGCCGTGCTTCCTTCACCAAAGAGCAGCTCAAGGAAAACGCCGTCGAAGTCATCCGCGCCATCATCAAGGCGAAGCCGTCGGCGTGCAAAGGCATCTACCTCAGAGGCTGCTGCATGAGCACCACCATGGGACCCGGCGTGCGTCTCGATGTGGCCTCTCTCGCTTCCCAGTTGACCTGA
- the rplK gene encoding 50S ribosomal protein L11, whose amino-acid sequence MAAKPIKAIVKLQVNAGAANPAPPVGPALGQHGVNIMDFCNQFNERTREQSGMVIPVVITIYDDRSISFITKTPPAAVLLKKAAKLASASGQPNKVKVGTVTAAQIEEIATIKMPDLNASGIESAKSMIAGTARSMGLLVEG is encoded by the coding sequence ATGGCGGCAAAACCTATAAAAGCCATCGTAAAGTTGCAGGTCAACGCCGGTGCGGCCAACCCCGCACCCCCCGTGGGTCCGGCCCTCGGCCAACATGGCGTAAACATCATGGACTTCTGCAACCAGTTCAACGAACGCACGCGCGAGCAGTCCGGGATGGTCATCCCCGTCGTCATCACCATCTATGACGACCGCAGCATCAGCTTCATCACCAAGACGCCGCCCGCGGCCGTTCTGCTGAAAAAAGCCGCCAAGCTCGCCTCCGCGTCCGGCCAGCCCAACAAGGTCAAAGTCGGCACCGTCACCGCCGCCCAGATCGAGGAAATCGCCACCATCAAAATGCCCGATCTGAACGCATCCGGCATCGAGTCGGCCAAAAGCATGATCGCGGGCACCGCCCGCAGCATGGGCCTTCTCGTCGAAGGATAA
- the nusG gene encoding transcription termination/antitermination factor NusG — translation MTDKPLADIEDANVLDDGDDDDVSGIRLKPVPQDGIRRRWYALHAHSGQEANVQNMLIAAAEQEGLSDLISNVLVPMEENTDLRPGTKASPSRKSYPGYVLVQLPEHPENYAELWHLIKETPGVTGFIGSRTLPVPLEDSEIAEIVEVSRGEKARPKPKVEFDEGERVKIIDGSFANFIGKIDEINAERGNMKVMVEIFERLTSVEVEFWQVERV, via the coding sequence GTGACCGACAAGCCCCTCGCAGACATCGAAGACGCGAATGTGCTCGACGATGGTGATGACGATGATGTTTCCGGCATCCGGTTGAAGCCCGTCCCGCAGGACGGCATCCGGCGGCGCTGGTATGCCCTGCACGCCCACTCCGGTCAGGAGGCGAACGTGCAGAATATGCTCATCGCCGCCGCCGAGCAGGAAGGCCTTTCCGACCTGATCTCGAACGTGCTCGTCCCGATGGAAGAGAACACCGACCTTCGGCCCGGCACCAAGGCCAGCCCGAGCCGGAAGTCCTATCCGGGATACGTTCTCGTGCAGCTTCCCGAGCACCCGGAAAACTACGCCGAGCTCTGGCACCTCATCAAGGAAACGCCCGGCGTCACCGGTTTCATCGGGTCCCGCACCCTGCCGGTGCCCCTCGAAGACTCGGAAATCGCCGAGATCGTTGAGGTGAGCCGCGGCGAAAAAGCCCGTCCCAAGCCGAAAGTCGAGTTCGACGAAGGTGAACGGGTCAAGATTATTGACGGTTCCTTCGCGAACTTCATCGGCAAGATCGACGAGATCAACGCCGAGCGCGGTAACATGAAGGTTATGGTAGAGATTTTTGAGCGCCTGACCAGTGTGGAAGTCGAATTCTGGCAGGTGGAGCGAGTCTAG
- the secE gene encoding preprotein translocase subunit SecE, with translation MATATEQQKPGLIARIQSFYADVLVEMGKVTWPTLDDLKVSTKVTMFLLLAMAAVVFLFDKVFEQFVLLLFAISG, from the coding sequence ATGGCGACAGCAACAGAACAACAGAAACCGGGTCTCATCGCGCGGATTCAGAGTTTTTACGCCGACGTGCTGGTGGAGATGGGCAAGGTGACATGGCCCACGCTCGATGACCTCAAGGTGTCCACCAAGGTGACCATGTTCCTCCTGCTGGCCATGGCTGCGGTCGTATTCCTGTTTGACAAAGTGTTCGAGCAGTTTGTGCTCCTGTTGTTTGCAATTTCGGGATAA
- the rpmG gene encoding 50S ribosomal protein L33, which yields MREKITIQCTECKRRNYTGMRDKRKHPERLELKKYCKFDRKHTLHRETR from the coding sequence ATGAGAGAGAAAATAACGATACAATGCACCGAGTGCAAGCGCCGTAATTACACCGGCATGCGTGACAAGCGCAAGCATCCCGAGCGCCTCGAACTGAAGAAATACTGCAAGTTCGACCGCAAGCACACCCTGCACCGGGAAACGCGCTAA
- the tuf gene encoding elongation factor Tu produces MAKAKFERNKPHVNVGTIGHVDHGKTTLTSAITKVLSKTGGATAMNFADIDKAPEEKERGITISIAHVEYQTENRHYAHVDCPGHADYVKNMITGAAQMDGAILVVAANDGPMSQTREHILLARQVNVPAIVVFMNKVDMVDDPELLDLVEMELRELLSKYEFPGDDTPITMGSALAAMEDRDPEIGANKILELMRSVDEFIPTPKRDLDKPFLMAVEDVFTITGRGTVATGKIDQGIVKVGDKVEILGIKDKIDTTVTGVEMFRKLMDEGQAGDNVGLLLRGVNRDDIERGQVIAKPGSITPHTQFEGEVYVLTKEEGGRHTPFFTGYRPQFYFRTTDVTGKLDLPEGVEMVMPGDNVTIKAELIAPIAMTEELRFAIREGGRTVGAGVVTKIIK; encoded by the coding sequence ATGGCGAAGGCAAAATTCGAGCGCAACAAGCCGCACGTGAACGTGGGCACCATCGGTCACGTTGACCATGGCAAGACGACGCTTACGAGCGCCATCACCAAGGTGCTTTCCAAGACCGGCGGCGCCACCGCCATGAACTTCGCGGACATCGACAAGGCTCCGGAAGAAAAAGAACGCGGCATCACGATCTCCATCGCGCACGTGGAATACCAGACGGAAAACCGTCACTACGCGCACGTGGACTGCCCCGGCCACGCGGACTACGTGAAGAACATGATCACCGGCGCCGCCCAGATGGACGGCGCGATCCTGGTGGTCGCGGCCAACGACGGCCCCATGTCCCAGACGCGCGAGCACATCCTGCTGGCCCGCCAGGTGAACGTGCCCGCCATCGTGGTCTTCATGAACAAGGTGGACATGGTGGACGACCCCGAGCTGCTCGACCTGGTCGAAATGGAGCTCCGCGAACTCCTCAGCAAATATGAATTCCCCGGCGACGACACGCCGATCACCATGGGTTCGGCCCTGGCCGCCATGGAAGACCGCGATCCGGAAATCGGCGCGAACAAGATTCTTGAACTCATGCGCTCCGTGGACGAGTTCATCCCCACGCCCAAGCGCGACCTGGACAAGCCCTTCCTGATGGCCGTCGAAGACGTGTTCACCATCACCGGTCGCGGCACCGTGGCCACGGGCAAAATCGACCAGGGTATCGTCAAGGTTGGCGACAAGGTCGAAATCCTGGGTATCAAGGACAAGATCGACACGACGGTAACGGGTGTTGAAATGTTCCGCAAGCTGATGGACGAAGGCCAGGCGGGCGACAACGTGGGTCTGCTGCTGCGCGGCGTGAACCGCGACGACATCGAGCGCGGCCAGGTTATCGCGAAGCCGGGCTCCATCACGCCCCACACGCAGTTTGAAGGCGAAGTTTACGTGCTGACGAAAGAAGAAGGCGGCCGTCACACGCCCTTCTTCACCGGCTACCGCCCCCAGTTCTACTTCCGCACGACGGACGTGACCGGCAAGCTGGACCTTCCCGAAGGCGTGGAAATGGTCATGCCCGGCGACAACGTGACGATCAAGGCCGAACTTATTGCGCCCATCGCCATGACCGAAGAGCTCCGCTTCGCCATCCGCGAAGGCGGCCGCACCGTTGGTGCGGGTGTCGTTACCAAGATCATTAAGTAG
- the fusA gene encoding elongation factor G: protein MARSLPLDKVRNIGIMAHIDAGKTTVTERVLFYSGRVHRVGEVHDGAATMDYMAQERERGITITSAATACEWKGHKINIIDTPGHVDFTAEVERSLRVLDGAVAVFCAVAGVQPQSETVWRQADRYHVPRIAFINKMDRVGANFEKAIKTMKDRLGANPIPVQLPIGSEDQFNGVIDLVTMKAFTWKGEGAATEQVEIPIPAELQEQAEEWRHTLVEAAAEADEALMEKYFAEEELTIEEIQAGIRKGTLHGAFTPVMAGTALRSKGVRLMLDNVVAYLPSPVDVDEIVGAEPHHPENRMVRKPSDDESFSALAFKIITDPHVGRLTFIRVYSGVLKAGDQVINVRTGKRERLGRLLEMHANERSDLQELRAGDIGAVIGCKNTTTGDTLCDEKNPIALMKVDFPEPVVHIAIEPKTKADQDKMSDSLVKLAEEDPTFRVYSDEETGQTIIAGMGELHLDIIVDRMKREFKVEANVGKPMVAYRESIRKEAEAECKFVRQSGGRGQYGHVVLTLGPGEPNSGFTFENKVVGGVIPKEYIPAVEKGCKEAVESGVISGYPMVDVKVTLTFGSFHEVDSSEMAFQIAGSMALKQAAPKASPVLLEPVMKVEVITPDEYTGDVIGDFNSRRGRLEGMESESTTQTIKAYVPLAEMFGYANTLRSRTQGRASYSMEFASYEPAPTSVANEIMEKAGNSFRF, encoded by the coding sequence GTGGCTCGTTCACTTCCCCTGGACAAAGTTCGGAATATCGGCATCATGGCGCACATTGACGCGGGTAAGACCACCGTCACCGAGCGCGTGCTGTTCTACTCCGGTCGCGTGCACCGCGTGGGCGAAGTGCACGACGGCGCCGCGACCATGGATTACATGGCCCAGGAACGCGAACGCGGCATCACCATTACGTCGGCCGCAACGGCGTGCGAATGGAAGGGCCACAAGATCAATATCATCGACACCCCGGGCCACGTGGACTTCACCGCCGAAGTGGAGCGCTCCCTGCGCGTGCTCGACGGCGCGGTGGCCGTGTTCTGCGCGGTGGCGGGCGTGCAGCCCCAGTCCGAAACGGTGTGGCGCCAGGCCGACCGCTACCACGTTCCCCGTATCGCCTTCATCAACAAGATGGACCGCGTGGGCGCGAACTTCGAAAAAGCCATCAAGACCATGAAGGACCGTCTGGGCGCCAACCCGATTCCGGTTCAGCTCCCCATCGGTTCCGAAGACCAGTTCAACGGCGTGATTGACCTCGTGACCATGAAGGCCTTCACCTGGAAGGGTGAGGGCGCCGCCACCGAACAGGTCGAAATCCCGATTCCCGCGGAGCTTCAGGAACAGGCCGAGGAATGGCGTCATACCCTGGTGGAAGCGGCTGCGGAAGCGGACGAGGCCCTCATGGAAAAGTACTTCGCCGAGGAAGAGCTGACCATCGAAGAAATTCAGGCCGGCATCCGCAAGGGCACTCTCCACGGCGCTTTTACGCCCGTTATGGCCGGTACGGCCCTGCGCAGCAAGGGCGTGCGCCTCATGCTCGACAATGTCGTGGCCTACCTTCCCTCCCCCGTGGATGTGGATGAGATCGTCGGCGCGGAACCCCACCACCCCGAAAACCGGATGGTCCGCAAGCCCTCCGACGACGAATCCTTCTCGGCCCTTGCCTTCAAGATCATCACCGACCCCCACGTTGGCCGTCTTACCTTCATCCGCGTGTACTCCGGTGTTCTGAAGGCGGGCGACCAGGTGATCAACGTGCGCACGGGCAAGCGCGAGCGCCTCGGCCGCCTGCTGGAAATGCACGCGAACGAACGCTCCGACCTTCAGGAGCTGCGCGCGGGTGACATCGGCGCGGTAATCGGCTGCAAGAACACGACCACCGGCGACACCCTGTGCGATGAAAAGAATCCCATCGCTCTGATGAAGGTGGACTTCCCCGAGCCCGTGGTGCACATCGCCATCGAGCCCAAGACCAAGGCCGATCAGGACAAGATGTCCGACTCGCTGGTCAAGCTGGCCGAAGAAGATCCGACCTTCCGCGTTTACAGCGACGAAGAAACCGGCCAGACCATCATCGCCGGCATGGGCGAGCTTCACCTCGACATCATCGTCGACCGCATGAAGCGCGAGTTCAAGGTCGAAGCCAACGTGGGCAAGCCCATGGTGGCCTACCGCGAATCCATCCGCAAGGAAGCCGAAGCCGAATGCAAGTTCGTCCGCCAGTCCGGCGGTCGCGGTCAGTACGGCCACGTGGTCCTTACCCTGGGACCCGGCGAGCCGAACTCCGGCTTCACCTTTGAAAACAAGGTGGTGGGCGGCGTGATCCCCAAGGAATACATTCCCGCGGTGGAAAAAGGCTGCAAGGAAGCGGTGGAATCCGGCGTTATCTCCGGCTACCCCATGGTGGACGTGAAGGTAACCCTTACCTTCGGCTCGTTCCACGAAGTGGACTCCTCCGAAATGGCCTTCCAGATCGCCGGGTCCATGGCCCTGAAGCAGGCCGCCCCCAAGGCGTCCCCCGTGCTGCTTGAGCCGGTGATGAAGGTGGAAGTGATTACCCCCGACGAATACACCGGCGACGTGATCGGCGACTTCAACAGCCGCCGCGGCCGCCTCGAAGGTATGGAAAGCGAAAGCACGACCCAGACGATCAAGGCCTATGTGCCCCTTGCGGAAATGTTCGGCTACGCCAACACCCTCCGTTCGCGCACCCAGGGCCGCGCTTCCTACAGCATGGAATTTGCGAGCTACGAACCCGCGCCCACCAGCGTGGCCAACGAAATCATGGAAAAGGCTGGCAACAGCTTCCGGTTCTAA
- the rpsG gene encoding 30S ribosomal protein S7: MARRREIQKREILPDPKFGSITLSKFINAVMVDGKKSVAESIVYGALDLVKAKLPSEDPLSVFNTAIDNAKPLLHVKSRRVGGATYQVPVEIAPATRTAIAFRWMIEFSRKRGEKTMRERLAGELLDAYGRQGTTIKRKEDTHRMAEANKAFAHFRF, encoded by the coding sequence ATGGCTCGACGGAGAGAAATTCAAAAACGGGAAATCCTGCCTGATCCGAAGTTTGGCAGCATCACGCTCAGCAAGTTCATCAATGCCGTAATGGTTGATGGCAAGAAGAGCGTGGCCGAATCCATCGTCTATGGCGCACTGGATTTGGTAAAGGCCAAACTGCCCTCGGAAGATCCTCTGTCTGTCTTCAACACGGCCATCGACAACGCGAAGCCCCTGCTTCACGTCAAGTCCCGCCGTGTTGGCGGTGCGACGTATCAGGTCCCTGTGGAGATCGCGCCCGCGACCCGCACGGCCATCGCATTCCGCTGGATGATCGAATTCTCCCGCAAGCGCGGCGAGAAGACGATGCGCGAGCGTCTCGCGGGTGAGCTTCTGGATGCCTACGGGCGTCAGGGTACCACCATCAAGCGGAAAGAAGATACGCACCGTATGGCGGAAGCCAACAAAGCGTTTGCCCATTTCCGATTCTAG
- a CDS encoding 30S ribosomal protein S12: MPTINQLVRNCRKTKVSKTKSPALKACPQASGTCTRVYTMTPKKPNSALRKVARVRLKNGMEVTVYIPGIGHNLQEHSQVMIRGGRVKDLPGVRYHLIRGVLDSQGDCGGTASVKMDGGKEIHAGRWVSRSKYGVKRPKR, encoded by the coding sequence TTGCCTACAATTAATCAACTGGTACGAAACTGTCGCAAGACGAAGGTTTCGAAGACAAAGTCACCGGCCCTGAAAGCTTGTCCGCAGGCTTCGGGGACATGCACTCGTGTCTACACCATGACGCCGAAGAAACCAAACTCGGCGTTGCGGAAAGTGGCCCGTGTGCGCCTGAAAAACGGCATGGAAGTGACTGTGTATATTCCGGGCATTGGCCATAACCTGCAGGAACACTCGCAGGTTATGATCCGTGGCGGCCGTGTGAAAGACCTTCCCGGCGTTCGCTATCACCTGATCCGTGGCGTTCTGGATTCCCAGGGCGACTGCGGCGGTACCGCGAGCGTCAAGATGGATGGTGGTAAAGAAATTCACGCTGGTCGCTGGGTTAGCCGCTCGAAATATGGCGTTAAAAGGCCCAAGCGATAA